One Pseudalkalibacillus hwajinpoensis genomic window carries:
- the radC gene encoding RadC family protein codes for MESYYDVAKEEMSLYGPDCTSFQNMLAVLIGGKADPSITGQLAALGAKRLVSMGKEELISYPGIGEISANRILSAFGIATYLRKYEKDEQYIVRSPEDAANYLEDMSILPQEHFDVLYLSTKNLLISRKNIFRGTLNSSIVHPRDVYREAFRVNAASIVVAHNHPSGDPTPSREDIEVTKRLKDVGETMGVDLLDHVIIGSNGRFKSLKELGYF; via the coding sequence ATGGAAAGTTATTATGATGTAGCAAAAGAAGAGATGAGTTTATATGGTCCAGATTGTACAAGTTTTCAAAATATGTTAGCTGTTCTAATTGGAGGTAAGGCCGACCCATCTATTACTGGACAGTTGGCCGCGCTTGGAGCAAAGAGACTTGTGTCTATGGGTAAAGAAGAATTGATTAGTTATCCCGGAATTGGTGAAATTTCAGCTAATCGAATTCTTTCAGCTTTTGGGATCGCAACTTATCTTAGAAAGTATGAAAAGGATGAACAGTACATTGTTCGTTCGCCTGAAGATGCTGCTAACTATTTGGAAGACATGAGTATACTTCCACAAGAACATTTCGATGTTCTTTATCTAAGTACAAAAAACCTACTTATTTCGAGAAAGAACATTTTTAGAGGGACATTAAATAGTTCTATTGTTCATCCTCGTGATGTATATAGAGAAGCATTTAGAGTAAATGCAGCTTCTATTGTTGTAGCTCATAATCATCCTTCAGGTGATCCGACACCGAGCAGGGAAGATATTGAAGTTACAAAACGGTTGAAAGATGTCGGAGAAACAATGGGTGTTGATCTACTAGATCATGTCATCATTGGGAGTAATGGACGATTTAAGAGCTTAAAAGAATTAGGGTAT
- a CDS encoding DUF6018 family natural product bioysynthesis protein, with amino-acid sequence MAVTLAEVFGRRDVVEDCKQSVQSNPLFSSFAPRIFGEVILRDGTRRMYRTRATKKKDAEQEILIFVASLEQAIGDTVMWRIKSEKEYRLSTQQTVSKSRGNNLKTAILSFFDLED; translated from the coding sequence ATGGCAGTAACATTAGCAGAGGTTTTTGGTAGAAGAGACGTTGTGGAGGATTGTAAACAATCAGTTCAGTCTAACCCCTTATTTTCATCTTTTGCTCCACGTATTTTTGGAGAAGTTATTTTAAGGGATGGGACTCGACGTATGTATCGCACTCGCGCCACTAAGAAAAAGGATGCTGAACAAGAAATTCTTATCTTCGTAGCATCTTTAGAACAAGCGATTGGCGATACTGTGATGTGGAGGATTAAAAGTGAAAAAGAATATCGTTTAAGTACTCAGCAAACAGTATCTAAATCTAGAGGAAATAATCTTAAAACGGCGATTCTTTCATTTTTTGATTTAGAAGATTGA
- a CDS encoding M50 family metallopeptidase, whose amino-acid sequence MTYIVTLCVAFLVSRIPVVGKYIGGIDTLLHETGHALMALITSGRVRSIQLFYDKSGLAQTGQSSWLGGVLTTLSGYVFSSAMAFGLFYLFNLQKYEWIIYVLAFIVLLNLVLWIRNLYGFFWLITFGGILTYLWFHLQEPFVPLVLLFFICVNLMESIYSAAVILVMCYKDRRNAGDASILAKKTFIPAIVWGIVFFAQSLYFGYMSIMQIS is encoded by the coding sequence ATGACTTACATAGTCACTTTATGTGTTGCATTCTTAGTGTCAAGAATACCTGTTGTAGGGAAATACATTGGAGGTATTGATACACTTCTTCATGAAACTGGACATGCTTTAATGGCTTTAATTACGAGCGGGAGAGTAAGATCAATCCAACTTTTCTATGATAAATCGGGTCTAGCACAAACAGGACAATCTTCATGGCTTGGTGGTGTCTTAACAACATTATCAGGATATGTATTTTCATCCGCTATGGCATTTGGACTCTTTTATCTCTTTAACCTTCAGAAATACGAGTGGATCATTTATGTATTAGCATTTATTGTTCTTTTGAATTTAGTCCTATGGATCCGTAATCTATATGGTTTCTTTTGGTTAATTACATTTGGAGGAATTCTTACATATCTTTGGTTCCATCTTCAAGAACCATTTGTACCTCTAGTGCTATTATTCTTCATATGTGTAAACCTTATGGAGAGTATTTACTCTGCAGCTGTTATATTAGTTATGTGTTATAAAGATCGAAGAAACGCTGGCGATGCATCTATCCTTGCTAAAAAGACATTCATACCTGCTATAGTATGGGGCATAGTGTTCTTTGCACAATCTTTATATTTCGGATACATGAGCATCATGCAGATCTCTTAA
- a CDS encoding GrpB family protein has translation MTKPIVNLNEYNTEWESQFDYERKRIIAAIGDPITGIEHIGSTSIKGLKAKPIIDIMVGIKDLKSTSAFVQPLSEIEFEYVPKPELTDRRFFRKGLWGQGTCHLHICEIHSTEWIEKTVFRDYLRKYPEFAEEYALLKSELATKYKYDRPAYTQQKEPFIKDIIKKARMEFQR, from the coding sequence ATGACAAAACCGATTGTAAATTTGAATGAGTATAATACTGAATGGGAAAGTCAATTCGATTATGAGAGAAAGCGAATTATTGCTGCTATTGGTGATCCAATAACTGGAATTGAACACATTGGAAGCACTTCAATAAAAGGATTAAAAGCTAAGCCGATTATTGACATTATGGTAGGGATAAAGGATTTAAAAAGTACATCAGCTTTCGTGCAACCTTTAAGTGAAATAGAATTTGAATATGTTCCAAAACCAGAATTAACAGATAGAAGATTTTTCAGAAAGGGATTATGGGGGCAAGGGACTTGTCACTTACATATTTGTGAAATACATAGTACAGAATGGATTGAAAAAACAGTATTTCGTGATTATCTTAGAAAGTACCCTGAATTTGCTGAGGAATATGCCCTGTTAAAAAGTGAACTAGCTACTAAATACAAGTATGACAGACCAGCATACACCCAACAAAAAGAACCATTCATTAAAGACATTATCAAAAAAGCCAGAATGGAATTTCAGAGATAA
- a CDS encoding MerR family transcriptional regulator has protein sequence MSEGLLIGDLSKKFNISTQSIRYYERIGLINPPKRTESKYRIYSNEDESKLRFILQAKQFGLSLDDIKELINLSSNNIRPCEHLKSLLERHIRDVINRIQRLEDFRSQLIDRYEQVEVIVDHNEGNICKIIESESLK, from the coding sequence TTGAGTGAGGGCCTATTAATTGGAGATTTAAGTAAGAAATTTAATATTAGTACTCAATCAATAAGGTACTATGAACGAATAGGCTTAATTAATCCTCCAAAGCGAACAGAGTCAAAGTATCGTATCTATTCTAATGAAGACGAAAGTAAGCTCCGCTTTATTTTACAGGCAAAGCAATTCGGTCTATCATTAGATGATATTAAGGAGTTAATCAATCTTAGTTCCAATAATATACGTCCGTGCGAACATCTGAAAAGCTTACTGGAACGCCATATTCGAGATGTAATTAACCGTATCCAGAGGCTTGAAGATTTCAGGTCCCAACTAATTGACCGATATGAGCAGGTAGAAGTCATTGTAGATCATAATGAAGGTAATATATGCAAAATAATAGAAAGTGAATCACTGAAATAA
- a CDS encoding thioredoxin family protein, with translation MGKRNVEVFIAGCPMCDETVSLVEELSCDHCSISYYNLNETSKEKAGLEKAKEYGITRVPAVVVDGMLIDCCQQQQRITREELEKAGIGQG, from the coding sequence ATGGGAAAAAGAAATGTAGAGGTTTTTATTGCAGGCTGTCCAATGTGTGATGAAACCGTAAGTTTGGTGGAAGAGTTAAGCTGTGATCACTGTTCTATTTCTTACTATAATTTAAATGAAACAAGTAAAGAAAAAGCAGGTCTGGAAAAAGCAAAAGAATATGGGATTACTCGAGTCCCAGCAGTAGTGGTTGATGGAATGCTTATAGATTGTTGTCAGCAGCAACAACGCATAACTCGTGAAGAACTGGAGAAAGCAGGAATTGGTCAGGGCTAA
- a CDS encoding TVP38/TMEM64 family protein, with protein MVWMVPSFREIIPILFSTDAVESLKTYMRSLGFWGPLFAIFLMVLHSVVFVPSEIILFANIYIYGFALGLLYTWIGSMLGAYLSFYLARLFGKPLVEKFVSIEKHEKFDRWFQKNGTFGLFILRLIPLFSFNLLNYGAGLVSITFWQFTWSTALGIIPPMMVMGWLYINSLQTNWGFIILFVLIVSIVLIKIYKKGLLAKHSRRSKG; from the coding sequence ATGGTATGGATGGTTCCATCATTTAGAGAGATAATTCCCATTCTCTTTTCAACTGATGCCGTTGAAAGTCTGAAAACTTACATGAGATCATTAGGCTTTTGGGGTCCACTTTTCGCTATCTTTTTAATGGTTTTACACAGCGTCGTTTTTGTTCCTTCAGAAATCATTTTGTTTGCAAATATCTATATTTATGGTTTTGCATTAGGACTCCTATATACTTGGATTGGCTCAATGCTTGGTGCCTATTTATCTTTTTATTTAGCTCGTTTATTTGGAAAGCCATTAGTAGAAAAATTTGTTTCCATAGAAAAGCACGAAAAGTTTGATCGGTGGTTTCAAAAGAATGGAACGTTCGGTTTGTTTATATTACGTTTAATTCCTTTATTTTCATTTAATTTACTCAATTACGGGGCAGGATTAGTATCCATTACTTTTTGGCAGTTCACGTGGTCTACAGCTTTGGGAATCATTCCGCCGATGATGGTGATGGGCTGGTTGTATATAAACTCGCTACAAACGAATTGGGGGTTCATCATTTTATTCGTTTTGATCGTTAGTATCGTTTTAATTAAAATTTATAAGAAAGGTTTATTGGCGAAACACAGCAGAAGAAGTAAGGGTTGA
- a CDS encoding CopD family protein: MDFKLIRSSIRDGEIIKGSPDQLELWFNHPAEVSAFGLFNDQQEVIKMKIPMANSENPSHIIIPFSEELDQGTYQVTWYASPSEVDKQIFSNNKQGVFYFAVDEFSSLSQGAGLVDRGLIWSILDFTFELKQIAYWFIFIGLSLLFGFNWFHTVVTKNQFWHYQSLTLNILLFIVSALGITLMVIYQRTELHELSIVEFIQLKFTWIPIVQFLLLSFGFLIKKIRLLLFGLTLLMLPFVIGHASYPRYGGYVTMAISYLHVLAVAIWMGGLLALLLKPKGLNNIKWIKTAGVPFTKWALSSVLVIIFSGIAMTFQFLPSFSLGSLFVSEWGRALVIKTTLFIILVVIGYVQRKTILNMSSKFDHSFFVRTRAEVFFGIITLFFAASLVATNPGAGEQGVYLEKNVKEDLALDVDVTPFHVGQNTITLQFQEDSTIRNVSVVLSMPPNWKVERKAFAVDDRTYKLTGNLLHAAGTLKMDISVELTNGKEIQIPYRIVVPGETRFNES; encoded by the coding sequence ATGGATTTCAAACTAATAAGATCAAGTATTAGAGATGGGGAAATCATTAAGGGGTCCCCAGACCAATTGGAATTATGGTTTAATCATCCTGCAGAAGTGTCAGCATTCGGACTTTTTAATGACCAACAAGAAGTAATTAAAATGAAAATTCCAATGGCTAATTCCGAAAATCCTTCCCATATCATTATTCCATTTTCAGAAGAACTTGATCAAGGAACATACCAGGTTACCTGGTATGCCTCTCCGTCTGAAGTAGACAAGCAGATATTCTCTAACAATAAACAGGGCGTTTTTTATTTTGCAGTCGATGAGTTTTCTTCATTAAGTCAAGGCGCAGGATTAGTAGATAGAGGCCTCATATGGTCAATACTTGATTTTACTTTTGAATTAAAACAAATAGCATATTGGTTCATTTTTATTGGTTTATCACTGTTATTCGGCTTTAACTGGTTTCATACTGTGGTGACTAAAAATCAGTTTTGGCATTATCAGTCCTTAACGTTAAATATCTTACTTTTTATAGTTAGTGCTTTAGGTATCACTTTAATGGTGATTTATCAAAGGACAGAGTTACATGAGTTATCCATAGTCGAATTCATTCAACTAAAGTTCACTTGGATTCCTATAGTTCAATTTCTTTTACTTTCTTTTGGTTTTTTAATCAAAAAGATAAGGCTATTATTATTTGGACTAACATTATTAATGTTGCCATTTGTCATAGGACATGCCTCTTATCCAAGATATGGTGGTTATGTAACAATGGCTATTTCCTATCTTCATGTGCTAGCCGTTGCAATTTGGATGGGAGGTCTTTTGGCATTATTGTTAAAACCTAAAGGCCTAAATAATATAAAATGGATAAAAACTGCTGGAGTGCCCTTTACAAAATGGGCTTTATCAAGTGTCTTAGTGATCATCTTTTCAGGAATCGCGATGACCTTTCAATTTCTTCCTTCTTTTTCTTTAGGGAGTCTGTTCGTAAGTGAGTGGGGAAGAGCTCTTGTTATAAAAACAACATTATTTATTATCCTGGTAGTGATAGGATATGTTCAGCGAAAAACGATCCTGAATATGAGTTCAAAATTTGATCATTCTTTCTTTGTAAGAACAAGAGCTGAGGTGTTTTTTGGAATTATCACTCTCTTTTTTGCAGCTTCGTTAGTCGCAACCAATCCTGGTGCCGGTGAGCAAGGGGTCTATCTTGAGAAAAATGTTAAAGAAGACTTAGCTCTCGATGTAGATGTTACGCCGTTTCATGTTGGACAAAATACAATTACCTTACAGTTCCAAGAGGATTCAACTATTCGCAACGTTTCTGTTGTTCTTAGTATGCCTCCTAACTGGAAAGTAGAAAGAAAAGCGTTTGCAGTTGATGACAGAACCTATAAGCTAACAGGTAATTTACTACATGCAGCAGGGACGTTAAAGATGGACATTTCGGTTGAGTTGACAAACGGAAAGGAAATACAAATTCCTTATAGAATTGTAGTTCCGGGTGAAACACGCTTTAATGAGTCATGA
- a CDS encoding copper resistance protein CopC, whose amino-acid sequence MRSVPVSHRIKLTKVVPLFVIALFLLIVDSSIVDAHSSLEKTSPKNGEVLEVSPSVIEITFQDPVILHSESVKIIDGT is encoded by the coding sequence ATGAGAAGTGTTCCAGTGAGTCACAGGATAAAACTTACTAAAGTAGTACCATTGTTTGTAATAGCATTATTCTTACTTATTGTTGATTCATCCATAGTGGATGCACACTCTTCGTTAGAAAAAACGTCTCCCAAAAATGGAGAGGTATTGGAAGTATCACCTTCAGTAATAGAGATTACGTTTCAAGATCCTGTTATTTTACATTCAGAATCGGTTAAGATCATTGATGGAACCTGA
- a CDS encoding class I SAM-dependent methyltransferase yields MKKWGPMLYDCTMAPLEKVRFRKIRATLINKATGRVLEVGSGTGVNFPLYHKVTRVDAIEPNPSMKKQATRRLKQSKISIHMTNGNAEILPYENNTFDTAVATLVFCTIPDPQKAIDEIQRVCRPNSSILLFEHVKMNQSLLGKTQDILTPVWKRICDGCHLNRNTLELLKASNIEVVRVESYYKGLFLVIEGVNRKDTDSNPKNGHEQL; encoded by the coding sequence ATGAAGAAATGGGGTCCAATGCTATACGATTGTACTATGGCTCCTTTAGAGAAAGTTAGGTTTAGGAAAATTAGAGCAACTCTAATCAATAAGGCAACAGGAAGAGTGTTAGAGGTTGGGTCTGGAACTGGAGTGAATTTCCCACTTTATCATAAAGTAACAAGAGTAGATGCAATTGAACCGAATCCCTCGATGAAGAAACAAGCTACAAGAAGGTTGAAACAATCAAAAATTTCTATACACATGACCAATGGCAATGCTGAGATATTACCTTATGAAAATAACACGTTTGATACTGCTGTTGCGACACTTGTCTTCTGCACCATTCCGGACCCTCAAAAAGCGATTGATGAAATCCAACGTGTTTGTAGACCTAATTCTTCCATATTGCTATTTGAACATGTCAAAATGAATCAATCATTGTTGGGGAAAACACAAGATATTTTGACCCCAGTATGGAAGCGAATTTGTGATGGATGTCATCTAAATCGCAATACGTTGGAATTACTGAAAGCATCCAATATAGAAGTTGTGAGAGTAGAATCTTACTATAAGGGCCTTTTTTTGGTCATAGAAGGTGTGAATAGAAAAGATACTGATAGCAATCCTAAGAATGGTCATGAACAATTATGA
- a CDS encoding SHOCT domain-containing protein, whose translation MMMGWDVISMLLWIVILGFIIYGITVLVRKPFDKKEDHSLQILKDRLAKGEIDEKEYNDKRAILKSRD comes from the coding sequence ATGATGATGGGTTGGGATGTAATTAGCATGCTTTTATGGATAGTTATTCTAGGTTTTATCATATATGGAATCACAGTACTAGTTAGAAAGCCTTTTGATAAAAAGGAAGATCATTCTCTCCAAATATTAAAGGATCGTTTAGCTAAAGGAGAAATAGATGAAAAAGAATACAATGATAAAAGGGCCATTTTAAAGAGTAGAGATTAA
- a CDS encoding F510_1955 family glycosylhydrolase, which yields MSAHDGLRIFSHDEWGIPEGEKHDYMGFSITDEGFYSSGHPSPSSNMKNPFGIVKSDNMGRNLERLNLYGEIDFHSMTAGYYSHVIYVQNPEPNSRMEETGLYYTLDDTKTWEKSQMNGVSGQPAAMAVHPTLENIIVISTNEGVFLSKDYGNTFEILMDIAATSLAFAEEGDLFVGTITEEASLIKVNINSGEETALPIPGLSDGDAISYVAINPQDSNEVVFTTFLKDIFLTRKNGSNWERIATKGVATSN from the coding sequence ATATCAGCGCACGATGGACTAAGGATCTTTTCCCATGACGAATGGGGAATCCCTGAGGGAGAAAAACATGACTATATGGGATTTTCAATAACTGATGAGGGCTTTTACAGCAGCGGTCATCCATCGCCTTCATCCAATATGAAGAACCCCTTTGGAATTGTAAAGAGCGATAATATGGGGAGAAATCTTGAAAGGCTAAATTTATATGGTGAAATTGACTTCCATAGCATGACGGCTGGATATTATTCGCATGTTATTTATGTTCAGAACCCTGAACCAAACTCACGAATGGAAGAGACAGGTCTATATTACACATTAGATGATACTAAAACTTGGGAGAAAAGTCAGATGAATGGTGTAAGTGGTCAACCAGCAGCTATGGCTGTACATCCTACTCTGGAGAACATTATAGTTATTAGTACAAATGAAGGGGTGTTTTTATCGAAAGACTATGGAAATACTTTTGAAATATTAATGGATATTGCAGCTACTTCTTTAGCTTTTGCTGAAGAAGGAGACTTATTCGTAGGGACTATTACGGAGGAAGCTTCTTTAATTAAGGTGAATATTAATTCAGGAGAAGAAACGGCCCTTCCTATACCTGGACTAAGTGATGGGGATGCGATTTCCTATGTTGCAATAAACCCGCAAGATTCAAATGAAGTAGTATTTACAACTTTCCTGAAAGATATTTTTCTCACTAGGAAAAATGGTAGTAATTGGGAACGGATAGCGACAAAGGGAGTGGCCACTTCTAACTAA
- a CDS encoding sensor histidine kinase: MSHELRTPISYLQGYAQVLREGYYQNNDEKQQYLKIIQDESKRLTQLINDVFELSKMEEARIELNFDYVNISEIAEQALSKVQREAQIKGLNTSLRVTNHLPLIKADSVRMEQIFINLLSNAIRYSNEGLIKMEIVFNHKYLKVDIADNGIGIMIQFDSIIFLLYTLDLVD; the protein is encoded by the coding sequence ATCTCTCACGAATTGCGAACTCCAATTTCATATCTACAGGGATATGCACAGGTATTACGAGAGGGTTACTACCAGAACAATGATGAAAAACAACAGTATCTAAAAATTATTCAGGATGAATCGAAGCGACTAACTCAATTGATTAATGACGTATTTGAACTATCTAAAATGGAAGAAGCTCGTATTGAACTCAATTTTGACTATGTAAATATAAGTGAAATAGCTGAGCAAGCACTTTCAAAGGTACAAAGAGAAGCTCAGATTAAAGGATTAAATACATCCCTTAGGGTAACCAATCATTTACCTCTGATAAAGGCTGATTCAGTAAGGATGGAACAAATATTTATTAATTTACTAAGCAATGCGATACGTTATTCAAATGAAGGATTGATCAAGATGGAAATAGTATTTAACCATAAATACCTAAAAGTAGATATTGCAGATAACGGGATCGGTATAATGATCCAATTTGATTCAATAATATTTCTCTTGTATACACTTGATTTGGTTGACTAA
- a CDS encoding response regulator transcription factor: MNKSNEVWFFLFNIFHKFIDFTSLSSGYIRRGYITIIYCIFFRIIDEAGDGTVGVDMASQSSYDLVILDIMMPDIDGWEVCYRIQEFQNVPILMLTARTDITDRVRGLNLGADDYLTKPFAPEELVARVNALLRRHEIGQSSSTPYFIQDGLSIDSVSREVKVNEQLVEFTRKEFELFHLLVSQPNQVYTREILLNQIGSLYRSRYLQYLLLGIYG, translated from the coding sequence TTGAACAAATCGAATGAAGTCTGGTTTTTTTTGTTTAACATTTTCCATAAATTTATTGATTTTACTTCGCTGAGTAGCGGTTATATTCGTAGGGGTTATATCACCATTATTTATTGCATCTTCTTTCGTATAATCGATGAAGCAGGAGATGGTACTGTTGGAGTCGATATGGCTTCACAATCTTCCTATGACCTGGTCATTTTAGATATTATGATGCCAGATATTGATGGATGGGAGGTCTGTTACAGGATTCAAGAATTTCAAAATGTCCCAATTCTGATGCTGACAGCCAGAACCGATATAACTGATCGTGTTCGAGGCTTGAATTTGGGTGCAGATGACTATTTAACTAAACCGTTTGCTCCTGAGGAATTGGTGGCACGTGTAAATGCACTTTTAAGACGCCATGAAATTGGTCAATCCTCTTCTACTCCTTATTTTATACAAGATGGGTTATCCATTGATAGTGTTAGTAGAGAGGTTAAGGTTAACGAGCAATTAGTTGAGTTCACTCGGAAAGAGTTTGAATTGTTTCATCTTTTAGTTAGTCAACCAAATCAAGTGTATACAAGAGAAATATTATTGAATCAAATTGGATCATTATACCGATCCCGTTATCTGCAATATCTACTTTTAGGTATTTATGGTTAA
- a CDS encoding DUF4362 domain-containing protein, whose protein sequence is MTATQRSKINKFMENVKQKKPDFIRFVQFSSNNEAIITEFQFNGELIYYLYDSSRNKRGEHNTILEDGSRKVIMEDYCRELVPDSYMPYITDCYRYEAHEF, encoded by the coding sequence ATAACCGCTACTCAGCGAAGTAAAATCAATAAATTTATGGAAAATGTTAAACAAAAAAAACCAGACTTCATTCGATTTGTTCAATTTTCTTCAAATAATGAGGCTATTATTACTGAATTTCAATTTAATGGAGAACTAATTTACTATCTTTACGACAGTAGCCGAAACAAGAGAGGAGAGCATAATACTATTTTAGAAGACGGGAGTCGTAAGGTAATTATGGAAGACTATTGTAGAGAATTAGTGCCAGATTCATATATGCCTTATATAACTGACTGTTATAGATACGAGGCTCACGAGTTTTAA
- a CDS encoding helix-turn-helix domain-containing protein has product MERRTLTVNEAADYLGVCNDTIYTMVRTEEIPHFRIRRRIFFSKETIDIWVREQEMNHQVI; this is encoded by the coding sequence ATGGAAAGAAGAACCTTAACTGTAAATGAAGCTGCTGATTATTTAGGTGTATGCAATGATACGATCTATACAATGGTTAGAACGGAAGAAATTCCGCATTTTCGAATTAGAAGAAGAATTTTTTTCTCCAAAGAGACGATAGATATTTGGGTTCGAGAACAAGAGATGAATCATCAGGTGATTTGA
- a CDS encoding helix-turn-helix transcriptional regulator, giving the protein MLSKSLKVLRGSKTQNEVADALGISRARYSHYENDHVEPDIQLLIKMANYFNTTIDDLLGNTAGLYLGVPPTV; this is encoded by the coding sequence TTGTTAAGTAAAAGTTTAAAAGTATTGAGAGGATCAAAGACTCAAAATGAAGTGGCTGATGCACTTGGAATATCAAGGGCTAGATATTCTCACTATGAAAACGATCATGTTGAGCCAGATATTCAACTACTAATAAAAATGGCTAATTATTTTAATACAACGATAGATGATCTTCTTGGCAATACCGCTGGTTTGTATTTAGGGGTACCACCAACAGTTTGA